The following coding sequences lie in one Haematobia irritans isolate KBUSLIRL chromosome 3, ASM5000362v1, whole genome shotgun sequence genomic window:
- the LOC142230277 gene encoding uncharacterized protein LOC142230277, giving the protein MLVTTYQNDFIRPNIERYEFVKDVTQGDGEKPICQCIEGQPTENPKDQKVAEWTGIAPMGRLIDPRIIPTKFSPQQIEALKAGEQSDCYREQPNRFLKILRTAYPDLYERLKQMPKDELNRRMERQRMYTTYQIDFCNINEYPEGIYESLKDEDETNKLNASKLLQKQAPCSEFRASVMQELDKGSPESGDPCVKVYKPFKKSFVDSSRFINSGNNSHWQSNEIFTKKANFTEYMDTINKTGCVITKNKIHDHRKCSSKHCKHLLTHTCANLK; this is encoded by the coding sequence ATGCTTGTGACGACATATCAAAATGATTTTATACGTCCAAATATTGAACGCTATGAATTTGTTAAGGATGTAACACAAGGCGATGGCGAGAAACCCATATGCCAGTGTATTGAGGGACAGCCCACAGAAAATCCCAAGGATCAAAAGGTAGCTGAATGGACTGGTATTGCTCCAATGGGTCGTCTTATTGACCCGCGTATTATTCCAACGAAATTTtcaccccaacaaattgaagctTTGAAAGCTGGGGAACAAAGCGATTGCTATAGAGAACAGCCAAAccgatttcttaaaattttacgtACAGCCTATCCGGATCTTTATGAGCGTCTCAAACAAATGCCCAAGGATGAACTTAATCGACGTATGGAACGACAACGAATGTATACCACTTATCAAATAGATTTTTGCAATATCAACGAATATCCAGAAGGAATTTATGAGTCTCTTAAAGATGAAgatgaaacaaataaattaaatgccagtaaacttttacaaaagcaaGCTCCTTGTTCAGAATTCAGAGCTAGCGTTATGCAAGAATTGGATAAAGGATCTCCCGAGAGCGGAGATCCTTGCGTTAAGGTCTACAaaccatttaaaaaatcttttgtGGACTCGAGTCGTTTCATTAATTCTGGCAATAATTCACATTGGCAAAGCAATGAGATATTTAcgaaaaaagcaaatttcaccgaGTACATGGATACCATCAACAAAACGGGCTGTGTAATCACCAAAAATAAGATTCACGATCATCGTAAATGTAGTAGTAAGCATTGTAAGCATTTGTTAACTCATACATGTGCAAACTTGAAATGA